The following proteins are co-located in the Methanobacterium sp. genome:
- a CDS encoding MIP/aquaporin family protein: MVSLKKRFLAELIGTFFLVFMGAGAAAITLMISKGSALPNAFNIGIGALGGLGDWLAIGMAFGLTIVVLVYAMGHISGCHINPAVTIALWATKKFPGNEVVPYIIAQLIGASLASFLFAASVGMNAVTVGGLGATAPFEGISYYQAILAETIGTFLLMFVIMGSGVDKRAVPGFAGISIGFTVAAVITTVGNISGASLNPARTFGPYLGDYVLAGHNLWNYFPIYVIGPIVGAVLAAFIYEYMSSEEKLPAQRITREK, encoded by the coding sequence ATGGTTTCACTCAAAAAACGTTTTTTAGCAGAGCTTATAGGAACATTCTTCCTTGTATTTATGGGGGCAGGTGCTGCTGCAATAACTTTAATGATAAGCAAGGGATCTGCACTACCAAATGCATTTAATATTGGTATCGGCGCTTTGGGAGGCCTGGGCGACTGGTTAGCAATAGGTATGGCTTTTGGTCTGACTATTGTTGTTTTAGTCTATGCAATGGGCCATATTTCTGGCTGCCATATAAATCCTGCAGTTACCATTGCTCTTTGGGCCACTAAAAAGTTTCCAGGAAATGAAGTTGTTCCATATATCATTGCACAGCTTATCGGGGCATCTCTTGCAAGTTTCCTTTTTGCTGCAAGCGTGGGAATGAATGCAGTTACAGTGGGTGGTCTTGGTGCAACAGCCCCATTTGAAGGAATAAGCTATTATCAGGCAATTTTGGCTGAAACAATAGGTACATTCCTATTGATGTTTGTAATAATGGGTTCTGGTGTTGATAAGCGAGCTGTTCCAGGGTTTGCAGGGATTTCAATAGGTTTTACTGTTGCAGCAGTAATCACCACAGTTGGCAATATCTCTGGAGCTTCACTTAACCCTGCAAGAACTTTTGGGCCGTATTTAGGCGATTATGTTTTGGCAGGACATAACCTCTGGAATTATTTCCCAATATATGTAATTGGCCCTATTGTAGGGGCAGTTTTAGCAGCTTTTATTTATGAATATATGTCTTCTGAAGAAAAGCTGCCTGCTCAAAGGATAACAAGGGAAAAATAA
- a CDS encoding DUF2193 domain-containing protein: MSELYEKMINEAIAAQKADVNTVKKYRGHEFKMEHTKAYVDVANKMEAIDGQSEAVINLHIDSINTHYNTLTSLTDTVRPEDDPFVEHYQTPAILEILYDEDESFKKSVDKFIETIGKSEDIIGLDSVRRYAGFYGPTCVVDFALIPGSTSNIVNKILKRTEIPDDHKQAILAAKSWGMNTSYGIGEVFANEIEDGITITEAVKNEIEMVKSIYETPVEAQAKLMDSLGHESFDVRKYMSNYKKSMKETVMAAVEDNVHYGNIVTVPAYCVGDISHHISQSTYNMCKDDVTMAIIEATTDVMESTLKNALDKFKSEYQLLSVATGAAACAVEYILELDGFNAPTVVELLTRRFHNYVQLNPTRGAAAELHNCDFMDTIYRGWKSLDEARRMKNGSEEPLEPKVAGFKVDLDPVDKNEVIMNPQRYTYPACAITVRFSSLMRLADYPCLITSEPITATMMTNIIALHKETPASPVRACKNCASACLVDFRHSYCQWKEAV, translated from the coding sequence ATGTCAGAACTATATGAAAAAATGATAAATGAAGCCATTGCGGCTCAGAAAGCAGATGTAAATACTGTGAAAAAATATAGAGGACATGAATTTAAAATGGAACATACAAAGGCGTATGTTGATGTAGCAAACAAAATGGAGGCCATTGATGGACAAAGTGAAGCAGTAATTAATCTTCATATTGATTCAATCAACACCCACTACAATACATTAACCAGTTTAACTGATACAGTAAGACCTGAAGATGATCCATTTGTAGAACACTATCAAACACCTGCAATATTAGAAATTTTGTACGACGAAGATGAAAGCTTTAAAAAGAGTGTAGATAAATTTATAGAAACCATTGGGAAGTCCGAAGATATTATAGGGCTTGATTCTGTAAGGAGGTATGCTGGATTTTACGGACCAACATGTGTTGTTGATTTTGCGTTAATCCCGGGGAGTACAAGTAACATAGTAAATAAAATTCTAAAAAGAACCGAAATACCTGATGATCATAAACAGGCTATCTTAGCTGCTAAATCATGGGGAATGAACACTTCCTATGGTATTGGTGAAGTTTTTGCAAATGAAATAGAAGATGGAATTACAATAACTGAAGCCGTTAAAAATGAAATTGAAATGGTTAAATCAATTTATGAAACTCCTGTTGAAGCCCAGGCAAAACTTATGGATTCATTAGGTCATGAATCTTTTGATGTGAGAAAATACATGTCAAATTACAAGAAAAGCATGAAAGAAACAGTAATGGCTGCAGTTGAGGATAATGTACACTATGGAAACATTGTAACCGTTCCAGCATACTGTGTGGGTGATATATCTCACCATATATCTCAATCAACATATAACATGTGCAAAGATGATGTAACAATGGCAATCATTGAAGCTACAACTGATGTAATGGAATCAACACTTAAAAACGCATTAGATAAATTTAAAAGTGAATACCAATTATTATCTGTAGCTACCGGAGCTGCAGCATGTGCAGTAGAATATATACTGGAATTAGATGGATTTAACGCACCAACAGTGGTAGAACTCCTAACAAGAAGATTCCACAACTATGTGCAGCTTAATCCTACAAGAGGTGCTGCAGCAGAGCTTCACAACTGTGACTTTATGGACACCATTTACCGAGGATGGAAAAGCTTAGATGAAGCAAGAAGAATGAAAAACGGAAGTGAAGAACCATTAGAACCAAAAGTAGCAGGATTTAAAGTAGATTTAGATCCAGTAGATAAAAATGAAGTTATAATGAATCCTCAAAGATACACCTATCCTGCATGTGCTATAACAGTTAGATTTTCCTCTTTAATGAGATTAGCGGATTATCCATGTTTGATTACCAGTGAACCAATAACTGCAACCATGATGACCAACATTATAGCGCTACATAAAGAGACTCCTGCATCCCCAGTTAGAGCATGTAAAAACTGCGCCTCTGCATGTCTTGTTGACTTCAGACATTCATACTGCCAGTGGAAAGAAGCAGTATAA
- a CDS encoding MFS transporter: MGPVLGGFLTQYLGWRSIFYLIVPLCLLVMVLMLLKMKGTNGWNAKVKSWTDGEH; encoded by the coding sequence ATGGGACCTGTCTTAGGGGGCTTTTTAACACAATATCTGGGCTGGAGAAGCATATTTTATTTAATAGTACCTCTCTGCTTGCTTGTAATGGTACTTATGCTCTTGAAAATGAAGGGAACGAATGGGTGGAATGCAAAGGTGAAAAGCTGGACCGATGGGGAACATTAA
- a CDS encoding STAS domain-containing protein translates to MKITEKIDDNICKLSLDGKLDAYHSIELEKCVNRVIRSGCTCLLLNFGGVDYISSSGLRVVLSSLKQLKKSGGKMVLSNIHPYVMEIFEISGFKQIFEIYESEEEALKSFEV, encoded by the coding sequence ATGAAAATAACCGAAAAGATAGATGATAACATATGTAAATTATCTTTAGATGGTAAATTAGATGCATATCACTCTATTGAACTTGAAAAATGCGTAAATAGGGTTATTCGTAGTGGCTGCACCTGTTTACTGTTAAATTTTGGAGGTGTGGACTACATCAGCAGTTCCGGACTGAGGGTAGTACTTTCTTCTTTAAAACAGCTTAAAAAATCAGGTGGCAAAATGGTACTTTCCAACATCCATCCCTATGTAATGGAAATTTTTGAAATATCTGGATTTAAGCAGATTTTTGAAATCTATGAAAGTGAAGAGGAAGCCTTAAAGTCATTTGAAGTTTAA
- a CDS encoding ATP-binding protein, with product MIQCTALKISAKLEKIPILSKFIANSMIKFGLGDYGQFQVQLAVEEAVANIIKHGSLEVNDKISIKCQKMDNEIHIIIEDPGKPFNQKDVCEPDLKVSPLKRDPGGLGIYFIKKYMDRMDYTYKDGKNILILIKYLK from the coding sequence GTGATTCAATGTACTGCTCTGAAGATAAGTGCTAAACTGGAAAAAATTCCCATTTTATCAAAATTCATAGCTAATTCTATGATTAAATTTGGTTTAGGGGACTATGGGCAATTTCAGGTTCAACTGGCAGTTGAAGAAGCTGTGGCAAATATAATAAAACATGGAAGTCTTGAAGTAAATGATAAAATCAGTATTAAATGTCAAAAAATGGATAATGAAATTCATATTATAATTGAGGACCCGGGCAAGCCGTTTAATCAAAAAGATGTTTGCGAACCTGACTTAAAAGTTTCACCTTTAAAACGGGACCCTGGCGGTTTGGGGATTTATTTCATTAAAAAATACATGGATAGGATGGATTATACTTATAAAGATGGAAAAAATATATTAATTTTGATAAAATACCTCAAATAA
- a CDS encoding VOC family protein produces MKIKYTTLIVKDMDESIKFYREVMGFEIDSQYDLGPAGTISLLKGEGETMVELIKNPTDEPGLFSMGMDVEDIKATVKELKSKGARITMEPMPITVGTLAFMEDPNGVRIALIQHH; encoded by the coding sequence ATGAAAATCAAATACACTACATTGATAGTTAAGGATATGGATGAGTCTATTAAATTCTACAGAGAAGTTATGGGATTTGAAATAGACAGCCAGTACGATCTCGGACCGGCAGGAACAATTTCACTGCTTAAAGGTGAAGGGGAAACCATGGTAGAACTCATTAAAAATCCCACAGATGAACCGGGACTGTTTTCAATGGGTATGGATGTTGAAGACATAAAAGCCACGGTAAAAGAACTCAAATCAAAAGGCGCCAGGATCACAATGGAACCCATGCCGATAACAGTTGGAACCCTTGCATTCATGGAAGATCCAAATGGAGTTCGAATAGCGTTAATTCAACACCATTAA
- a CDS encoding DUF2180 family protein — protein MKCYMCALEGKDSDAVAICIVCGMGLCMDHVIREDVEIWEGGFPFPSKKHEKPLPRMLCEWCYAAYKSD, from the coding sequence ATGAAATGTTATATGTGTGCATTAGAAGGTAAAGATTCCGACGCTGTGGCAATTTGTATAGTTTGTGGTATGGGGCTGTGTATGGATCATGTGATACGTGAAGATGTTGAAATATGGGAAGGCGGATTTCCTTTTCCCAGTAAAAAACATGAAAAACCATTACCACGGATGTTGTGTGAATGGTGCTATGCAGCTTATAAAAGTGATTGA
- a CDS encoding type II toxin-antitoxin system VapC family toxin, whose protein sequence is MKLVDSNVFIHGILKPRKNISPSNKKLKKRANNLVLRINNGEPVGICVIQLSEVIRVFENLKEHKIAFRLQKFFLKSPTIKKFPVYEEDLMHAHSLVFRYKDNEISFNDAVAYSVMKREDIGEIYSFDKHFDIFEDIKRLEK, encoded by the coding sequence TTGAAACTGGTAGACTCCAATGTTTTCATCCATGGAATACTAAAACCGCGCAAAAACATCTCCCCAAGCAATAAAAAACTGAAAAAAAGGGCAAATAATTTAGTTTTAAGGATAAATAATGGTGAACCTGTTGGAATTTGTGTAATTCAATTATCAGAAGTTATACGTGTCTTTGAAAACCTTAAAGAGCATAAAATCGCGTTTAGACTTCAAAAATTCTTCTTAAAAAGTCCAACCATCAAAAAATTCCCTGTTTACGAGGAAGACCTCATGCATGCACATAGTCTCGTTTTTAGATATAAAGACAATGAAATTAGCTTTAACGATGCAGTAGCTTACAGTGTGATGAAAAGGGAAGATATTGGAGAGATATATTCTTTTGACAAGCATTTTGATATTTTTGAGGATATTAAAAGGCTTGAGAAATAA
- a CDS encoding SpoIIE family protein phosphatase: MITIELLLDLAEKICVILVIAYLITRTKMFHEVLDRKFTIKNMVFIILVFGALSIFGTYSGITINGAMGNVRDLGPMIAGLVGGPVAGLGAGLIGGLYRYFFLGGITTFPCSLSTVLAGLFAGIIYILNKRKFIGIIGAVLFAASMEAFHMILVLLLAKPYPEAFVIAQELSMPMIVSNALGMLIFAYFITNLSKERKTTKERDEYFDELQRKKYELEIAHEIQKSFLPQEMPNLDGYDIFAINLPAKEVGGDFYDFIPISKDKIGVTIADVSGKSVPAALFMAVSRTILRAKAMGNSNAAEVIKDANKLIAEDSDTGMFVTLFYAILDLKNKTMEYVNAGHNNPVLFIRKTGTMECLNAKGIALGAIDTIDLEEKQIDLESGDVIVFYTDGVTEAINDKEEFFGQKRLYKLIKSYYNLSAEGIVNKIKEEVISFSQNQSQFDDITLMVIKVN, from the coding sequence ATGATCACAATAGAACTCTTATTAGATTTAGCAGAAAAGATATGTGTAATTTTAGTAATTGCATATCTGATAACCAGAACTAAAATGTTTCATGAAGTCCTGGACAGGAAATTTACCATTAAAAACATGGTATTTATCATTCTTGTTTTTGGTGCGCTGTCTATTTTCGGAACGTATTCTGGAATAACTATTAATGGGGCAATGGGGAACGTTAGGGACTTAGGACCCATGATAGCAGGGCTTGTTGGAGGCCCTGTGGCTGGTCTCGGTGCAGGACTTATTGGGGGTCTTTACAGATATTTCTTCTTGGGAGGAATCACTACATTTCCCTGTTCTTTATCTACAGTACTTGCAGGGCTTTTTGCAGGCATTATATACATTCTGAACAAGCGTAAATTCATTGGAATTATAGGTGCCGTATTGTTTGCAGCTTCCATGGAAGCATTTCACATGATTCTTGTTCTTTTACTTGCAAAACCATATCCTGAAGCATTTGTAATTGCGCAGGAATTAAGTATGCCTATGATAGTTTCTAATGCTCTGGGAATGCTTATATTTGCTTATTTCATTACCAATCTCTCTAAAGAAAGAAAAACAACTAAAGAAAGGGATGAATACTTTGACGAACTTCAAAGAAAGAAATATGAGCTTGAAATAGCTCATGAGATCCAGAAAAGCTTTTTGCCCCAGGAAATGCCAAATTTAGACGGTTATGATATTTTTGCCATAAATTTGCCTGCAAAGGAAGTGGGTGGTGATTTCTATGATTTTATTCCAATTTCCAAGGATAAAATAGGAGTTACAATTGCTGACGTTTCTGGTAAAAGCGTTCCGGCAGCACTTTTTATGGCGGTTTCCAGAACAATTTTAAGGGCAAAGGCAATGGGGAACAGCAATGCTGCAGAAGTCATTAAAGATGCTAATAAACTTATAGCTGAAGATTCTGATACTGGAATGTTTGTTACCCTTTTTTATGCCATACTTGACCTTAAAAATAAAACCATGGAATATGTAAATGCGGGACACAATAATCCAGTGCTTTTTATAAGAAAAACAGGGACAATGGAATGTTTAAATGCTAAAGGGATAGCTTTAGGTGCTATAGACACGATAGATCTGGAAGAAAAACAAATAGATCTGGAAAGTGGCGACGTCATTGTCTTTTATACTGACGGAGTTACTGAGGCGATAAACGATAAAGAAGAATTTTTTGGCCAAAAAAGGCTTTATAAGCTAATTAAATCGTATTATAACTTAAGTGCAGAGGGTATAGTTAATAAAATAAAGGAAGAGGTAATATCCTTCAGCCAGAATCAATCTCAATTCGACGACATCACATTAATGGTTATAAAGGTGAATTAA
- a CDS encoding MFS transporter, giving the protein MVLLIATLASFLTPFMGTSLIIALPTIANELAVNDILLSWISTAYILTGAMFAVPFGKIADVYGMKKIFTYGIPILTVSTFLAAVPPSAEFLIVT; this is encoded by the coding sequence ATGGTTTTGCTGATTGCTACTTTAGCCTCATTTTTAACCCCATTTATGGGCACTTCCCTGATCATCGCACTCCCTACCATTGCAAACGAACTGGCAGTCAATGATATTCTTTTAAGCTGGATTTCAACAGCATATATTTTAACAGGTGCCATGTTTGCAGTCCCTTTTGGTAAAATTGCCGATGTTTATGGGATGAAAAAGATTTTTACATATGGTATCCCCATTTTAACCGTCTCCACATTTCTGGCGGCAGTACCTCCCTCAGCTGAATTTTTAATTGTAACCTGA
- a CDS encoding HXXEE domain-containing protein gives MINWLYTNWAKLSLFLAVIAAVPIYIFIKPENFLLFLIWLQLPIYLLHQFEEHNWNGFKNYVNRNVFKVKEGDFPLNDKIIFWVNIPIIWILIPISSGLSFANIMFGLWIPYFAVFNSLSHVIISVRNREYNPGLLISLILGIPVGIYALIIFYSYIHVPALISAISIFFAVLLHILVFSIIRRNYKKQDNR, from the coding sequence ATGATCAACTGGCTTTATACTAATTGGGCAAAATTAAGTCTTTTTCTTGCAGTTATAGCTGCTGTACCTATTTACATCTTTATAAAACCTGAAAATTTCCTCCTATTTCTAATCTGGCTGCAGCTCCCCATTTATTTACTGCACCAGTTTGAGGAACATAACTGGAACGGTTTTAAAAATTATGTTAACAGGAATGTGTTCAAGGTTAAAGAAGGTGATTTTCCTTTAAATGATAAAATTATATTCTGGGTCAATATCCCCATTATATGGATTCTAATACCTATTTCCTCAGGCTTATCATTTGCAAATATAATGTTCGGTTTATGGATCCCTTATTTTGCAGTATTTAACAGTTTAAGCCATGTGATTATTTCAGTAAGGAACAGGGAATATAATCCAGGGTTACTTATAAGTTTAATACTCGGAATTCCAGTAGGAATCTATGCATTAATCATATTCTATTCTTACATCCATGTTCCGGCGTTAATTTCAGCCATATCAATCTTTTTTGCAGTATTACTGCATATACTTGTATTTAGCATTATAAGAAGGAACTATAAAAAACAGGACAATAGATAG
- a CDS encoding MFS transporter, which translates to MECKGEKLDRWGTLIYIIMLALVLIGFSTIMGALGIIMVILGSISFIIFIMWELKVKNPVLGELFFKNKKFAFSNLATFISYISTFAVSFLLSLYLQFIKGFDPRAAGLILVVQTIFMVVLSPAAGRLSDKFDPGKLASLGMGIITIGLLILALITAETSLYIIILALAIMGMELEYFQPPMQTPSWGLLKRNIWAYLLQY; encoded by the coding sequence GTGGAATGCAAAGGTGAAAAGCTGGACCGATGGGGAACATTAATTTATATCATCATGCTGGCACTGGTTTTAATAGGATTTTCAACTATTATGGGTGCTCTCGGAATAATAATGGTTATTTTAGGGAGTATAAGCTTTATAATCTTCATCATGTGGGAATTAAAGGTTAAAAATCCTGTTTTAGGTGAACTGTTCTTTAAAAATAAGAAGTTCGCATTCTCTAACCTTGCAACCTTTATAAGTTATATAAGTACATTTGCAGTGAGTTTTCTGCTGAGTTTGTACTTACAGTTCATAAAAGGGTTTGATCCCAGAGCAGCTGGACTGATTCTTGTAGTTCAAACAATTTTTATGGTAGTTTTATCTCCAGCTGCAGGGAGGCTTTCTGATAAATTTGACCCTGGAAAATTAGCTTCACTGGGAATGGGAATAATAACCATTGGGCTATTAATCCTTGCACTGATAACAGCTGAAACCAGTTTATATATTATAATACTGGCTTTGGCGATTATGGGGATGGAATTGGAATATTTTCAGCCCCCAATGCAAACTCCATCATGGGGTCTGTTGAAAAGAAATATATGGGCGTATCTTCTGCAATATTAA
- a CDS encoding MFS transporter, with translation MEYKELKKDLLLVGILVSFLTPFVRSSINLALPALAYEFDLSAVSLTLISTVYLLVNAILYIPFGRVGDIYGRKRIFQYGLIIFTISSFVSAFSTSGEMFLFTRIFQAVGNAMVFANLNAMISSAFPVNERGRAFGLTSMGVFVGLIFGPILGGAITEIVGWRTLFYLDTVIGIIAAFAITRFKHDWIDAKGEKLDILGSFLLGISIIFIIYGFSDPTSSYSLFLVIAGIIGLSAFYLVEKRVAFPLINLDLFKSKSFTFGNITAFINYGAFVAVGFILTLYLQYLKGYSPLTAGLIVSIQSIMMVIVSPYAGRLSDKIDPRNVSTVGMVITTIGVALMALINYDNATYLGGVSLIIFGAGIGLFYSSNTKVVMSAVDNKYFGIASATLSNVRSMGQIFGMGIVTLIISAILGNAQIMPSNYPELFISIKIAFVAIAVLSAVGIFTSVLED, from the coding sequence ATGGAGTATAAAGAACTAAAAAAAGATCTGTTATTAGTGGGAATTTTAGTATCATTTCTTACACCATTTGTTAGATCATCCATTAATCTGGCATTACCTGCTTTAGCTTATGAATTTGATTTATCTGCTGTATCTTTAACATTGATATCAACAGTTTATCTGCTTGTTAATGCTATACTGTATATTCCATTTGGTAGGGTTGGGGATATATACGGGCGAAAGCGTATCTTTCAATATGGATTGATTATTTTCACTATAAGCTCATTTGTATCAGCTTTCTCCACTTCTGGAGAAATGTTCCTTTTTACCCGGATTTTTCAAGCTGTAGGAAATGCAATGGTATTCGCCAATTTAAATGCCATGATATCATCAGCATTTCCCGTTAATGAAAGAGGTAGGGCCTTTGGATTAACATCAATGGGTGTTTTCGTAGGATTAATATTTGGTCCAATACTTGGAGGGGCTATCACTGAAATTGTAGGGTGGAGAACCTTATTCTATTTAGATACTGTAATAGGAATAATAGCCGCTTTTGCAATCACACGGTTTAAACATGATTGGATAGATGCAAAAGGAGAAAAATTAGATATTCTAGGATCATTTCTGCTAGGCATATCTATTATATTCATAATTTATGGATTTTCAGATCCTACCAGCAGTTACAGCCTATTTCTTGTAATTGCAGGAATAATCGGACTTTCAGCATTTTATCTAGTCGAAAAAAGAGTTGCATTTCCTTTAATTAATTTAGATTTATTTAAAAGTAAAAGTTTCACATTTGGAAATATCACTGCATTTATAAATTACGGTGCATTTGTAGCGGTAGGGTTTATTTTAACCCTCTATTTACAATATTTAAAAGGTTACAGCCCTCTTACAGCAGGCTTAATAGTTTCTATTCAGTCAATTATGATGGTCATTGTATCTCCATATGCTGGAAGATTATCGGATAAAATAGATCCTAGAAATGTATCCACTGTAGGGATGGTAATAACAACTATTGGTGTAGCTCTTATGGCATTAATTAACTATGATAATGCCACATATCTGGGAGGCGTATCTCTCATTATTTTTGGAGCAGGTATCGGTTTATTCTATTCTTCAAATACCAAAGTGGTTATGAGTGCAGTGGATAATAAATATTTTGGAATAGCTTCAGCAACATTAAGTAATGTGAGATCTATGGGGCAGATATTTGGAATGGGCATAGTAACGTTAATTATTTCTGCTATTTTGGGAAATGCGCAAATTATGCCTTCCAATTATCCCGAACTATTTATAAGCATAAAAATTGCATTTGTTGCCATCGCTGTTTTAAGCGCAGTTGGAATTTTCACATCGGTATTGGAAGATTAA
- a CDS encoding Coenzyme F420 hydrogenase/dehydrogenase, beta subunit C-terminal domain, with protein sequence MVQIGDKFYSNAVNHMIAEKGESGGSLTALYKFLLEECIVDAVLAVKSGADIYDAVPVLIDNPEDVMESAGALHCGTLNLAVILEKYLGGAFDIKIAVTTKPCDAMAITELIKRGRIARKNIIMLGINCGGTLPPVPTIKMLKNHEIDPAAVLNEEISKGKFIVEIEGGLREEISIDELEEEDNGRRENCRRCEFNIPRTADMAFGNWGVIDSSKKNSFIEVLTDTGARILDEALNKGILNLEKAPADGIEVREKIDRIMVNQAKKWQEKMFSHSEGEFLAVLFKYEDDLSRCIKCFACKDSCPICYCSDCSLKSEIPEWVNNTEVPPKPLFHMERLMHMADSCINCGQCEDVCPADIPLSKISHEINGKLREMFDYTPGIDDELPPFSYFLIKRD encoded by the coding sequence ATGGTTCAAATAGGAGATAAATTTTATTCAAATGCTGTAAACCACATGATAGCGGAGAAAGGGGAATCTGGAGGGTCTTTAACTGCATTATACAAATTTTTACTTGAAGAATGCATTGTTGACGCTGTTCTTGCAGTTAAAAGCGGTGCCGATATTTATGATGCTGTCCCTGTTTTAATAGATAACCCTGAAGATGTAATGGAATCTGCAGGTGCTCTTCACTGTGGAACCCTTAACCTGGCGGTCATACTTGAAAAATATTTGGGAGGAGCTTTTGATATTAAAATTGCAGTTACAACTAAACCCTGCGATGCAATGGCCATCACCGAATTAATAAAGAGAGGTAGAATAGCCAGGAAAAATATTATCATGCTGGGAATTAACTGTGGGGGGACTTTGCCCCCGGTTCCCACTATAAAAATGTTAAAAAACCATGAAATTGACCCTGCCGCGGTTCTTAATGAAGAAATAAGTAAAGGTAAATTTATAGTCGAAATTGAGGGGGGCCTAAGGGAAGAAATCAGTATAGATGAGCTGGAAGAAGAAGATAATGGTAGGAGAGAAAACTGCAGGAGGTGTGAATTCAACATACCTAGAACTGCAGATATGGCATTTGGAAATTGGGGAGTAATTGACAGCAGCAAAAAAAATAGTTTTATTGAAGTGCTAACTGATACAGGTGCCAGAATATTGGATGAAGCTTTAAATAAAGGCATATTAAACCTGGAGAAGGCGCCAGCAGATGGTATTGAAGTAAGGGAAAAAATTGATAGGATAATGGTAAATCAAGCTAAAAAGTGGCAGGAGAAAATGTTCAGCCACTCGGAGGGTGAATTTTTAGCTGTTCTCTTTAAATATGAAGATGATCTTTCTAGGTGCATTAAATGTTTTGCATGTAAAGACTCATGTCCTATATGTTACTGCAGCGACTGCAGCTTAAAATCTGAAATTCCAGAATGGGTGAATAATACAGAAGTCCCTCCTAAACCTTTATTTCACATGGAAAGACTTATGCACATGGCAGATTCATGTATAAACTGTGGGCAGTGTGAAGACGTATGCCCTGCAGATATCCCTTTATCTAAAATAAGTCATGAAATTAACGGTAAGTTAAGAGAAATGTTTGATTATACTCCAGGAATAGATGATGAACTTCCGCCATTTTCGTACTTTTTAATAAAAAGAGACTAA
- a CDS encoding helix-turn-helix domain-containing protein: MMFDEKMLSSLQKLGLTNYGAKTYIVITNFGPIDASSIAKETNIPRTKIYDVLHKLKEEKWVNVDHGRPMLFTARDPRNIIDERRSTLLQK, from the coding sequence ATGATGTTTGATGAGAAGATGTTGTCTTCACTGCAGAAACTGGGTTTAACAAATTACGGCGCAAAGACTTACATCGTTATAACCAATTTCGGGCCAATTGACGCTTCAAGTATTGCCAAAGAGACAAATATACCAAGGACAAAAATTTATGATGTTTTACATAAGTTAAAAGAGGAAAAATGGGTAAATGTAGATCATGGAAGACCCATGTTATTTACTGCCCGAGATCCGCGAAACATAATTGATGAACGCAGATCCACTCTTTTACAGAAATAG